In the genome of Bradyrhizobium arachidis, one region contains:
- a CDS encoding ABC transporter ATP-binding protein, with amino-acid sequence MTQALLEVTDLKKYYPVRAGVLRRQVGTVHSVDGVSFSLGAGETLGLVGESGCGKSTVARSVLRLVEPTSGQIRLDGEDITHLSKTALRPHRRSMQIVFQDPFASLNPRMTAGDIVGEPLAVHGLATGKALEARVAKLFEQVGLRPDQMRNFPHQFSGGQRQRICIARALALEPRLIVCDEPVSALDVSIQAQVINLLIDLQRQHGFSYLFIAHDLAVVAHISHRVAVMYLGRIVEIADKDELFRNPRHPYTQALLASVPIANPLAKKLAPLVDGDVPSPVNPPSGCAFHTRCRFAMERCKTERPALVNAGDGHQVACLLNEGTGRSQ; translated from the coding sequence ATGACCCAGGCTCTGCTCGAAGTCACCGACCTCAAGAAATATTATCCGGTGCGCGCCGGCGTGCTGCGGCGGCAGGTGGGCACCGTGCACTCGGTCGACGGCGTCTCGTTCTCGCTTGGCGCCGGCGAGACGCTCGGGCTCGTCGGCGAATCCGGCTGCGGCAAGTCGACGGTGGCGCGCAGCGTGCTGCGGCTGGTCGAGCCGACCTCGGGCCAGATCCGTCTCGACGGCGAGGACATCACGCATCTATCCAAGACGGCGCTGCGCCCGCATCGCCGTTCGATGCAGATCGTGTTCCAGGACCCGTTCGCCTCGCTCAATCCGCGCATGACCGCAGGCGATATCGTCGGCGAGCCGCTCGCCGTGCACGGCCTCGCCACCGGCAAGGCCCTGGAGGCGCGCGTTGCAAAACTGTTTGAGCAGGTAGGCCTGCGGCCCGACCAGATGCGCAATTTCCCGCATCAATTCTCCGGCGGCCAGCGCCAGCGCATCTGCATCGCGCGGGCACTCGCGCTGGAACCGCGTCTGATCGTCTGTGACGAGCCGGTGTCCGCGCTCGACGTCTCGATCCAGGCGCAGGTAATCAACCTCCTGATCGACCTGCAACGCCAGCACGGCTTCTCCTATCTCTTCATCGCGCACGACCTCGCCGTGGTCGCCCATATCAGCCATCGTGTCGCCGTGATGTATCTCGGCCGCATCGTCGAGATCGCCGACAAGGACGAGCTGTTCAGGAACCCACGCCACCCCTACACGCAGGCCCTGCTCGCTTCCGTGCCGATCGCCAACCCGCTCGCGAAGAAGCTGGCGCCGCTGGTCGATGGCGACGTGCCGAGCCCGGTCAATCCGCCCTCCGGCTGCGCGTTTCACACGCGCTGCCGGTTTGCGATGGAGCGATGCAAGACCGAACGGCCGGCGCTGGTGAATGCGGGCGACGGGCACCAGGTGGCGTGCTTGCTCAATGAAGGGACGGGGCGGAGCCAGTAG
- a CDS encoding ABC transporter permease — MAAIDFDVELRRAGANATGGWRRVLFMAQRHVLGAAGLVIMTVFVLTAIFADFIARYDPLTVDAARALARPSWAHWMGTDSFGRDVFSRIIHGARISLAVGIGSTALGGTIGVIVGLTSGYLSGWVDLVFQRVSDILQALPLLVLALIMTAALGPSLPNVIIAIAIPLIPTVSRVIRANTLALREQPFVEAAKSIGMSEVRIALRHVLPNTLAPLIVLATAQLGSTILTEASLSFLGLGIPEPYPSWGRMLSESAAEYVRTAPWLVIFPGIAISLAVFGANLFGDALRDILDPRQRG, encoded by the coding sequence TTGGCCGCGATCGACTTTGACGTTGAGCTGAGACGCGCCGGGGCGAACGCGACCGGAGGCTGGCGACGCGTGCTGTTCATGGCGCAGCGACACGTGCTTGGCGCGGCCGGGCTCGTCATCATGACGGTGTTCGTGCTGACCGCGATCTTCGCCGACTTCATCGCGCGCTATGATCCACTCACCGTCGATGCCGCGCGTGCGCTGGCGCGGCCGAGCTGGGCACACTGGATGGGCACGGATTCGTTCGGCCGCGACGTGTTCAGCCGCATCATCCACGGCGCGCGGATCTCGCTCGCGGTGGGCATCGGCTCGACCGCGCTCGGCGGCACGATCGGCGTCATCGTCGGCCTCACCTCCGGCTATCTCTCCGGCTGGGTCGACCTTGTGTTCCAGCGCGTCTCCGACATCCTCCAGGCGCTGCCGCTGCTGGTCCTCGCGCTGATCATGACGGCGGCGCTCGGCCCGTCACTGCCGAACGTCATCATCGCCATTGCCATTCCGCTGATTCCGACCGTGTCGCGCGTCATCCGCGCCAACACGCTGGCGCTGCGCGAGCAGCCCTTCGTCGAGGCCGCCAAGTCGATCGGCATGAGCGAGGTCCGCATCGCACTGCGCCATGTGCTGCCCAACACGCTGGCGCCGCTGATCGTGCTCGCCACCGCCCAGCTCGGCTCGACCATCCTCACCGAAGCCTCGCTCTCCTTCCTCGGTCTCGGCATTCCCGAGCCTTATCCGTCCTGGGGCCGCATGCTCTCCGAGTCCGCCGCCGAATATGTCCGCACTGCGCCGTGGCTGGTGATCTTCCCGGGCATCGCGATCAGTCTCGCCGTGTTCGGCGCCAATTTGTTCGGCGACGCCCTGCGCGACATCCTCGATCCCCGGCAGCGCGGCTGA
- a CDS encoding AMP-binding protein, producing MYTGHHARLRPLQPAFIMAATGEAVTYRELEARSNRLAHLFRRHGLKRLDHYSIFMENNARYLEACGAGERSGLYYTCINSFLTPGELAYLLVNSQSKILITSRAKLDIAREAINACPDVRLCIVADGPGESERIVGLADVTADLPATPIADEWLGTAMLYSSGTTGRPKGILRPLPEEPPKQNLPLFDFLTKLWHYREGMVYLSPAPLYHSAPQAAVNLTIRMGGTVIIMETFDPERYLQLVQQWGITHTQLVPTMFSRMLKLPEEVRKRYDLSSLEIAIHAAAPCPALVKDDIIKWWGPIIHEYYGATEGLGFTACNSAEWLAHRGTVGKVLLGDLHILDENMQPRPTGTPGQVWFKTGSPFEYFNDPEKTKEARSADGNMSTVGDVGYVDEDRFLYLTDRATFMIISGGVNIYPQECENLLITHPKVADAAVFGVPNPDLGEEVKAVVQPMPGVVPGPALAEELIAFCGASLSRQKVPRSVDFEKELPRLPTGKLYKRLLRDRYWGNKTSRIV from the coding sequence ATGTACACAGGTCACCACGCCCGCCTGCGCCCGCTGCAGCCCGCCTTCATCATGGCCGCGACAGGCGAGGCCGTCACCTATCGCGAGCTGGAGGCGCGCAGCAATCGCCTGGCGCATCTGTTCCGCAGGCACGGCTTGAAGCGGCTCGACCACTACTCGATCTTCATGGAGAACAATGCGCGCTATCTCGAAGCCTGCGGCGCGGGCGAGCGCTCGGGGCTCTACTACACCTGCATCAACTCGTTCCTGACGCCCGGCGAGCTCGCCTATCTCCTCGTCAACAGCCAGTCGAAAATCCTGATCACCTCCAGGGCGAAGCTGGACATCGCACGTGAGGCCATCAACGCCTGCCCCGACGTCAGGCTCTGCATCGTCGCCGACGGTCCCGGCGAGAGCGAGCGCATCGTCGGGCTGGCGGATGTGACCGCCGATCTGCCGGCGACGCCGATCGCGGACGAATGGCTTGGCACTGCGATGCTGTATTCATCGGGCACGACGGGACGGCCGAAGGGCATTTTGCGGCCGCTGCCGGAGGAGCCGCCAAAACAGAATCTGCCGCTGTTCGATTTCCTGACGAAACTCTGGCACTACCGCGAGGGCATGGTCTACTTGTCGCCGGCCCCGCTCTATCACTCGGCGCCGCAGGCCGCGGTAAATCTCACGATCCGCATGGGCGGCACCGTGATCATCATGGAGACGTTCGATCCCGAGCGCTATCTCCAGCTGGTGCAACAATGGGGCATCACCCACACCCAGCTGGTGCCGACGATGTTCTCGCGGATGCTGAAGCTGCCGGAGGAGGTGCGCAAGCGTTACGACCTCTCCTCGCTGGAGATCGCGATCCATGCCGCCGCGCCCTGCCCGGCCCTCGTCAAGGACGACATCATCAAATGGTGGGGTCCGATCATCCACGAATATTACGGCGCCACCGAAGGCCTCGGCTTCACCGCCTGCAACAGCGCGGAATGGCTGGCGCATCGCGGCACCGTCGGCAAGGTGCTGCTCGGCGACCTCCATATTCTCGACGAGAACATGCAGCCACGCCCGACCGGAACGCCGGGGCAAGTCTGGTTCAAGACGGGATCGCCGTTCGAATATTTCAATGATCCGGAGAAGACGAAGGAAGCGCGCTCGGCCGACGGCAACATGAGCACGGTCGGCGACGTCGGCTATGTCGACGAGGACCGCTTCCTGTATCTGACCGACCGCGCGACCTTCATGATCATCTCGGGCGGGGTGAACATCTATCCGCAGGAATGCGAGAATCTCTTGATCACCCACCCGAAGGTCGCCGATGCCGCCGTGTTCGGCGTGCCCAATCCCGATCTCGGCGAAGAGGTGAAGGCGGTGGTGCAGCCGATGCCGGGCGTGGTGCCGGGCCCGGCGCTTGCCGAAGAGCTGATCGCCTTCTGCGGGGCGTCGCTGTCGCGGCAGAAGGTGCCGCGCTCGGTGGACTTCGAGAAGGAGTTGCCGCGGCTCCCGACCGGCAAGCTGTACAAGCGGCTGCTAAGGGATCGGTATTGGGGCAACAAGACGTCGCGGATCGTGTGA
- a CDS encoding ABC transporter substrate-binding protein, whose amino-acid sequence MRSVRALAATAALSLLAFSTIAVAGEPKQGGILRMYHRDSPGNASIHEGATYSLNVPFMPVFNNLVIYKQDEAQNRMDNIVPELAESWAWVNDNKTLTFKLRQGVKWHDGKPFTSADVKCTFDMLMGKAQQKFRQNPRKTWYEQVNDVSTNGDFEVSFNLKRPQPSLLALLASGYTPVYPCHVSPGDMRTHPIGTGPFKFVEFKANESIKLTRNTDYWRKGRPYLDGIEFTIIPNRSTAILAFVAGKFDMTFPTEVSIPLLKDVKSQDPSAVCVVEPNNVATNIIVNSTAAPFDNADIRKAMALALDRKAFINIMFEGQGDIGGTMEPAPAGLWAMPKEMLESIPGYGPDVNANREQAKKLMQKAGYGPDKHLAVKISTRNIPVYRDPAVILIDQLKSIYIDGELDVVETANWFPKVARKDYMLGLNLTGNAVDDPDQSFYENYSCGSERNYTNYCNKEIEKLFDVQSQETDIAKRKKLVWEIDKKLQEDVARPIIFHARTGTCWKPYVKGVTVMSNSSYNGYRYEDVWMDK is encoded by the coding sequence ATGCGGAGCGTGCGGGCGCTCGCCGCGACGGCGGCGCTATCTTTGCTGGCGTTTTCGACCATTGCGGTCGCCGGCGAGCCCAAACAGGGCGGAATCCTGCGGATGTATCACCGCGACAGCCCTGGCAACGCCTCGATCCATGAAGGCGCGACCTATTCGCTCAATGTTCCCTTCATGCCCGTCTTCAACAACCTCGTTATCTACAAGCAGGACGAAGCCCAGAACAGGATGGACAACATCGTCCCGGAGCTCGCCGAGAGCTGGGCCTGGGTGAACGACAACAAGACGCTGACCTTCAAGCTCCGCCAGGGCGTGAAATGGCACGACGGCAAGCCGTTCACCTCGGCCGACGTCAAATGCACCTTCGACATGCTGATGGGCAAGGCGCAGCAGAAGTTCCGGCAGAATCCGCGCAAGACCTGGTACGAGCAAGTCAATGACGTCTCGACCAACGGCGATTTCGAGGTCTCCTTCAACCTGAAGCGGCCGCAGCCGTCGCTGCTGGCGCTGCTCGCCTCGGGCTACACGCCGGTCTATCCCTGCCACGTCTCGCCCGGCGACATGCGCACGCATCCGATCGGCACCGGCCCGTTCAAGTTCGTCGAGTTCAAGGCCAACGAATCGATCAAGCTGACCCGCAACACCGACTATTGGCGCAAGGGCCGGCCTTATCTCGACGGCATCGAGTTCACCATCATCCCGAACCGCTCGACCGCGATCCTCGCCTTCGTCGCCGGCAAGTTCGACATGACCTTCCCGACCGAGGTAAGCATTCCGCTGCTCAAGGACGTCAAATCGCAGGATCCGAGCGCGGTCTGCGTCGTCGAGCCCAACAACGTCGCCACCAACATCATCGTCAATTCGACCGCTGCGCCGTTCGACAATGCCGACATCCGCAAGGCCATGGCGCTGGCGCTCGACCGCAAGGCCTTCATCAACATCATGTTCGAGGGTCAGGGCGACATCGGCGGCACCATGGAACCTGCGCCGGCCGGGCTGTGGGCGATGCCGAAGGAGATGCTGGAGAGCATTCCGGGCTATGGACCCGACGTGAACGCCAACCGCGAGCAGGCCAAGAAGCTGATGCAGAAGGCCGGTTACGGGCCGGACAAGCATCTCGCGGTGAAGATCTCGACCCGCAACATCCCGGTTTACCGCGATCCCGCGGTGATCCTGATCGACCAGCTCAAGAGCATCTATATCGACGGCGAGCTCGACGTGGTGGAGACCGCAAACTGGTTCCCGAAGGTCGCGCGCAAGGACTACATGCTCGGCCTGAACCTCACCGGCAACGCGGTCGACGATCCCGACCAGTCCTTCTACGAGAACTATTCCTGCGGCTCGGAGCGCAACTACACCAACTATTGCAACAAGGAGATCGAGAAGCTGTTCGACGTGCAGTCGCAGGAGACCGACATCGCCAAACGCAAGAAGCTGGTGTGGGAGATCGACAAGAAGTTGCAGGAGGACGTCGCCCGCCCGATCATCTTCCATGCGCGCACCGGCACCTGCTGGAAGCCCTATGTCAAGGGCGTGACGGTGATGTCGAACAGCTCCTATAATGGGTACCGCTACGAGGACGTGTGGATGGACAAGTAG
- a CDS encoding ABC transporter permease encodes MFAYLVRRLFLMLVTLFGISVVIFFLLRIVPGNIVDILFAAAGYVDPADKANLEKELGIDQPLIVQYWHWISGFLRGDFGYSYVSEKPALQEILPRIPITARLAGLALLFSASIGIPLGVISAVKQGTRLDYALRVVSLSGLSLPSFWLGLLILTASVAMFGQMPIFNPNPQTWLEAFATYAVPAAAVGFRSAALTMRITRSSMLEVLRQDYIRTARAKGASDAAVNYHHALKNAILPVITVIGIEAAFLIGGLIVTETVFNIPGVARFLVEAIRWRDYPIVQNLVMFIAVVVVFANFTVDMLYAVFDPRIRYTD; translated from the coding sequence ATGTTTGCCTATCTGGTGCGGCGCCTGTTCCTGATGCTCGTGACCCTGTTCGGGATCTCGGTCGTCATCTTCTTCCTGCTGCGCATCGTGCCCGGCAACATCGTCGACATCCTGTTCGCCGCCGCCGGCTATGTCGATCCCGCCGACAAGGCCAATCTGGAAAAGGAGCTCGGCATCGACCAGCCGCTGATCGTGCAGTATTGGCACTGGATCAGCGGTTTCCTGCGCGGCGATTTTGGCTATTCCTACGTCTCCGAGAAGCCGGCGTTGCAGGAGATATTGCCGCGGATTCCGATCACCGCGCGGCTCGCCGGCCTTGCGCTGTTGTTCTCGGCATCGATCGGCATCCCGCTCGGCGTCATCAGCGCGGTGAAACAGGGAACGCGGCTCGACTACGCGCTGCGCGTCGTCAGCCTCAGCGGCCTGTCGCTGCCCTCGTTCTGGCTTGGCCTCCTCATCCTCACGGCGTCGGTGGCGATGTTCGGCCAGATGCCGATCTTCAATCCCAATCCGCAGACCTGGCTCGAGGCATTCGCGACCTACGCCGTGCCGGCCGCCGCCGTCGGTTTCCGCAGCGCGGCGCTGACTATGCGCATCACGCGGTCCTCGATGCTGGAGGTGCTGCGGCAGGACTATATCCGCACCGCGCGCGCCAAGGGTGCCTCCGATGCCGCCGTGAACTATCACCACGCGCTGAAGAATGCGATCCTGCCCGTCATCACCGTGATCGGCATCGAGGCGGCATTCCTGATCGGCGGCCTGATCGTCACCGAGACCGTGTTCAACATCCCCGGCGTCGCCCGCTTCCTGGTCGAGGCGATCCGCTGGCGCGATTATCCGATCGTGCAGAACCTCGTGATGTTCATCGCGGTCGTCGTGGTGTTCGCGAATTTCACCGTCGACATGCTCTACGCGGTGTTCGACCCGCGGATCAGGTACACGGATTAG
- a CDS encoding ABC transporter ATP-binding protein, translated as MAKESDLVLDVKNLKTVFFTNSGLFKAVDDVSFTVKRGETLAIVGESGCGKSVTALSLMRLVPDPPGRIVGGSVTLEGTDLLALDEAQMRKIRGNRISMIFQEPMTSLNPVMRIGDQIVEAVRLHRNISSKEAQNIAVEMLRLVRIPEPARRAKEYPHQLSGGMRQRAMIAMALACRPALLIADEPTTALDVTIQAQILALILDLQKELGTGLVLITHDLGVVAQTAQRVIVMYAGRKVEEASVEALFAAPKHPYTRGLMASIPSVPASGVAAQERLNEIPGTVPSLVRLPKGCAFAPRCKLAIKRCEAEYPPLADWGGGHLAACWRAAEVAEVA; from the coding sequence ATGGCGAAAGAATCCGACCTCGTGCTCGATGTGAAGAACCTGAAGACGGTGTTCTTCACCAATTCGGGGCTGTTCAAGGCGGTCGACGACGTTTCCTTCACGGTGAAGCGCGGCGAGACGCTGGCGATCGTCGGCGAATCCGGTTGCGGCAAGAGCGTCACCGCGCTGTCCCTGATGCGGCTGGTGCCCGATCCGCCCGGACGCATCGTCGGCGGATCTGTTACGCTCGAAGGCACCGATCTGCTGGCGCTGGACGAAGCCCAGATGCGCAAGATCCGGGGCAATCGCATCTCCATGATCTTCCAGGAGCCGATGACCTCGCTCAACCCGGTGATGCGGATCGGCGACCAGATCGTCGAGGCCGTGCGGCTGCACCGGAACATCTCGTCGAAGGAGGCGCAAAACATCGCGGTCGAGATGCTGCGGCTGGTGCGCATCCCCGAGCCGGCGCGGCGCGCGAAGGAGTATCCGCATCAGCTTTCCGGCGGTATGCGCCAGCGCGCGATGATCGCGATGGCGCTGGCCTGCCGGCCGGCGCTGCTGATCGCGGACGAGCCGACCACCGCGCTCGACGTCACCATCCAGGCGCAGATTTTGGCGCTGATCCTCGATCTCCAGAAGGAGCTCGGCACGGGTCTGGTGCTGATCACGCACGACCTCGGCGTCGTCGCCCAGACCGCGCAGCGCGTGATCGTGATGTATGCGGGGCGGAAGGTCGAGGAAGCCAGCGTCGAGGCGCTGTTCGCGGCGCCGAAGCATCCCTATACGCGCGGGCTGATGGCCTCGATCCCGTCCGTGCCAGCGTCCGGCGTCGCGGCGCAGGAGCGGCTCAACGAGATTCCCGGCACCGTGCCGTCGCTGGTGCGGCTGCCGAAGGGCTGCGCTTTCGCGCCGCGCTGCAAGCTCGCGATCAAGCGCTGCGAGGCAGAATATCCGCCGCTGGCGGATTGGGGCGGCGGCCATCTCGCGGCGTGCTGGCGTGCGGCTGAAGTTGCGGAGGTGGCATGA